The proteins below come from a single Chryseobacterium capnotolerans genomic window:
- a CDS encoding DUF6759 domain-containing protein produces MKKLLVLTGISMILTSCSVNYGGYPIRNPYPTNSGSGSAANTEREYNELMKTHKPETAEVLSDLLNNDDPGNPRTSISINNNSSCNMVLTISGNNFFKKIPIGAGKTGYTMVLKNQNYNLSGMVCNSRYQSNKFITTSYSITLRN; encoded by the coding sequence ATGAAAAAGCTATTAGTTCTTACCGGGATTTCAATGATCCTTACCAGCTGTAGTGTTAATTATGGTGGTTATCCCATTAGAAATCCCTACCCTACCAATTCCGGTAGCGGCAGTGCAGCTAATACAGAAAGAGAATATAATGAACTGATGAAGACTCATAAACCTGAAACAGCTGAAGTTCTAAGTGATCTTCTCAATAATGATGACCCTGGCAATCCCAGAACATCTATTTCAATTAACAATAATTCTTCTTGCAATATGGTATTAACAATAAGTGGAAACAATTTCTTTAAAAAGATTCCCATAGGTGCTGGAAAAACAGGCTATACAATGGTCTTAAAAAATCAAAACTACAACTTATCTGGTATGGTTTGTAATTCAAGATATCAATCTAATAAGTTTATAACAACCTCTTATTCTATAACACTTAGAAACTAA
- the rpsB gene encoding 30S ribosomal protein S2, with amino-acid sequence MAKANVKDLLEAGVHFGHMTRKWNPNMAPYIFMEKNGIHIVDLHKTAVKLDEACSALEKLTSAGKKVLFVATKKQAKEVVAKHASELNMPYITERWPGGMLTNFVTIRKAVKKMNSIDKMKKDGTFETLSKKERLQVDRQRANLEKNLGSIADMVRLPSAVFVVDILREHIAVTEAKKLGIPVFGIVDTNSDPRKVDFVIPGNDDASKSIDMILSVVSESIKEGQSQRKADKEKSKEEGEKVSADTDADFDAE; translated from the coding sequence ATGGCAAAAGCAAATGTAAAAGACCTTTTAGAGGCTGGCGTACACTTCGGTCACATGACTAGAAAGTGGAACCCAAATATGGCTCCATACATTTTTATGGAGAAGAACGGTATTCACATTGTAGACTTACATAAAACAGCAGTTAAATTAGATGAAGCGTGCAGCGCTTTAGAAAAATTAACTTCTGCAGGTAAAAAAGTTCTTTTCGTAGCTACTAAGAAGCAAGCGAAAGAAGTAGTTGCAAAACACGCTTCTGAACTTAATATGCCTTATATTACAGAAAGATGGCCTGGAGGTATGTTAACGAACTTCGTTACTATCAGAAAGGCGGTAAAGAAGATGAACTCTATCGACAAAATGAAAAAAGACGGTACGTTCGAAACTTTATCTAAAAAAGAAAGATTACAAGTTGACAGACAAAGAGCTAACCTAGAGAAGAACTTAGGTTCTATCGCTGACATGGTGAGACTTCCTTCTGCTGTATTTGTAGTTGACATCTTAAGAGAACACATCGCGGTAACTGAAGCTAAGAAACTTGGTATTCCAGTTTTCGGTATCGTTGATACAAACTCTGACCCTAGAAAAGTTGACTTCGTTATCCCAGGAAACGATGATGCTTCTAAGTCTATTGATATGATCCTTAGCGTAGTTTCTGAATCTATCAAAGAAGGTCAGTCTCAAAGAAAAGCTGATAAAGAAAAATCTAAAGAAGAAGGAGAAAAAGTATCTGCTGATACAGATGCTGATTTCGATGCTGAATAA